In Kryptolebias marmoratus isolate JLee-2015 linkage group LG22, ASM164957v2, whole genome shotgun sequence, a single window of DNA contains:
- the zgc:123010 gene encoding hsp70-Hsp90 organizing protein 1 isoform X2 produces MVALMKFTRDICRLLGLGSGPAVQQQEEQMNCGAADSDPSHDATLSQDAINGEEETARQKAERRRAKRKRRRNRKKQEQIKQSDSVEQDDEEEDGGAESELDESESEADVVAEEEKQRAEKQEKNNDAQSAASHKYVALPVMAPEEIKGHQKTKARSTEEEPEWDVSSAFFANAASHIKPKGSSRKSKENKENEARRETNGTDSMTKKSASLTEKGIKLVKEGQYAQAVVLFTEAIKCDPNDYRFFGNRSYCYYCLEQYPKALADAEYSIQLAPEWPKGHFRKGSALMGMKRYSEAEKAMEQVLKLDTDCEEAANYLFDCKVLQLMELGFEEMQSVLLLERFPTVQAALASCSDAAKAGGQDPSVVQPGSPCPSLWVGNVTTEITEKHLWDLFKMYGEIESIRVLHERFCAFVNFKNANMAARAMEKLNHAGAAAGPRRRGPVNGDECYFWRTTGCHFGDKCRYKHIPDQKGKDRKPWQP; encoded by the exons ATGGTTGCCCTGATGAAATTCACCAGAGATATATGCAGGTTGTTGGGACTCGGAAGCG gtCCTGCTgtccagcagcaggaggagcagatgAACTGTGGTGCTGCAGACTCTGACCCAAGTCACGATGCCACTTTGTCACAG GATGCAATAAATGGTGAGGAGGAGACGGCCCGACAAAAAGCAGAGCGACGGAGAGCCAAGAGGAAG CGCCGCCGAAATCGTAAGAAGCAAGAACAAATTAAGCAGAGTGACAGTGTTGAACAG GAcgatgaagaggaagatggtGGTGCAGAGTCTGAACTGGATGAGAGCGAGTCAGAGGCGGACGTCGTTgctgaagaggagaaacaaagagcagaaaaacaggagaaaaataatGATGCACAATCAGCGGCTTCGCACAAGTATGTTGCCTTACCAGTCATGGCTCCTGAGGAAATCAAAGGCCACCAGAAGACAAAAGCCAGATCCACTGAAGAG GAGCCTGAGTGGGATGTGAGCAGTGCCTTCTTTGCTAATGCTGCTAGCCATATCAAACCCAAAGGATCAAGTCGTaagtccaaagaaaacaagGAGAATGAGGCCCGGAGAGAG ACCAACGGTACCGACTCCATGACCAAGAAAAGTGCATCACTTACAG AAAAAGGGATAAAGTTGGTGAAAGAAGGGCAGTATGCACAAGCAGTCGTTTTGTTTACAGAAGCCATCAAATGTGACCCAAATGATTACAG GTTCTTTGGAAATCGTTCTTATTGCTACTACTGCTTGGAGCAGTACCCTAAAGCCCTGGCAGATGCTGAATACTCCATTCAATTGGCTCCAGAATGGCCCAAAGGACACTTCCGCAAAGGCAGTGCTCTTATGGGCATGAAG CGGTACAGTGAAGCAGAGAAGGCCATGGAGCAGGTGTTGAAACTGGACACAGACTGTGAGGAGGCTGCCAATTACCTCTTTGACTGTAAAGTTCTCCAGCTCATG gAGCTTGgttttgaagaaatgcaaagtGTTCTTTTGCTGGAGAGATTTCCAACCGTGCAGGCTGCTCTGGCATCTTGTTCTGATGCAGCAAAAG ccgGGGGCCAAGATCCATCAGTTGTGCAACCAGG aagcCCCTGTCCGTCTCTTTGGGTGGGAAATGTAACAACTGAGATAACTGAGAAACACTTGTGggacctttttaaaat GTACGGTGAGATAGAGAGCATCCGTGTGCTGCACGAGCGATTCTGTGCCTTTGTCAACTTTAAGAATGCAAACATGGCGGCCCGTGCCATGGAGAAACTAAAT CACGCAGGGGCAGCTGCTGG tcCTCGGAGACGTGGCCCAGTGAACGGAGATGAGTGTTACTTTTGGAGAACCACAGGCTGCCATTTTGGAGACAAATGTCGCTACAAACACATTCCCGATCAGAAAGGCAAGGACAGGAAACCGTGGCAGCCTTAA
- the zgc:123010 gene encoding hsp70-Hsp90 organizing protein 1 isoform X1, with protein sequence MVALMKFTRDICRLLGLGSGPAVQQQEEQMNCGAADSDPSHDATLSQDAINGEEETARQKAERRRAKRKRRRNRKKQEQIKQSDSVEQDDEEEDGGAESELDESESEADVVAEEEKQRAEKQEKNNDAQSAASHKYVALPVMAPEEIKGHQKTKARSTEEEPEWDVSSAFFANAASHIKPKGSSRKSKENKENEARRETNGTDSMTKKSASLTEKGIKLVKEGQYAQAVVLFTEAIKCDPNDYRFFGNRSYCYYCLEQYPKALADAEYSIQLAPEWPKGHFRKGSALMGMKRYSEAEKAMEQVLKLDTDCEEAANYLFDCKVLQLMELGFEEMQSVLLLERFPTVQAALASCSDAAKAGGQDPSVVQPGSPCPSLWVGNVTTEITEKHLWDLFKMYGEIESIRVLHERFCAFVNFKNANMAARAMEKLNGHCIENTRLVVRYPDRRTQRVLPIPLKTFLPVTQHAGAAAGPRRRGPVNGDECYFWRTTGCHFGDKCRYKHIPDQKGKDRKPWQP encoded by the exons ATGGTTGCCCTGATGAAATTCACCAGAGATATATGCAGGTTGTTGGGACTCGGAAGCG gtCCTGCTgtccagcagcaggaggagcagatgAACTGTGGTGCTGCAGACTCTGACCCAAGTCACGATGCCACTTTGTCACAG GATGCAATAAATGGTGAGGAGGAGACGGCCCGACAAAAAGCAGAGCGACGGAGAGCCAAGAGGAAG CGCCGCCGAAATCGTAAGAAGCAAGAACAAATTAAGCAGAGTGACAGTGTTGAACAG GAcgatgaagaggaagatggtGGTGCAGAGTCTGAACTGGATGAGAGCGAGTCAGAGGCGGACGTCGTTgctgaagaggagaaacaaagagcagaaaaacaggagaaaaataatGATGCACAATCAGCGGCTTCGCACAAGTATGTTGCCTTACCAGTCATGGCTCCTGAGGAAATCAAAGGCCACCAGAAGACAAAAGCCAGATCCACTGAAGAG GAGCCTGAGTGGGATGTGAGCAGTGCCTTCTTTGCTAATGCTGCTAGCCATATCAAACCCAAAGGATCAAGTCGTaagtccaaagaaaacaagGAGAATGAGGCCCGGAGAGAG ACCAACGGTACCGACTCCATGACCAAGAAAAGTGCATCACTTACAG AAAAAGGGATAAAGTTGGTGAAAGAAGGGCAGTATGCACAAGCAGTCGTTTTGTTTACAGAAGCCATCAAATGTGACCCAAATGATTACAG GTTCTTTGGAAATCGTTCTTATTGCTACTACTGCTTGGAGCAGTACCCTAAAGCCCTGGCAGATGCTGAATACTCCATTCAATTGGCTCCAGAATGGCCCAAAGGACACTTCCGCAAAGGCAGTGCTCTTATGGGCATGAAG CGGTACAGTGAAGCAGAGAAGGCCATGGAGCAGGTGTTGAAACTGGACACAGACTGTGAGGAGGCTGCCAATTACCTCTTTGACTGTAAAGTTCTCCAGCTCATG gAGCTTGgttttgaagaaatgcaaagtGTTCTTTTGCTGGAGAGATTTCCAACCGTGCAGGCTGCTCTGGCATCTTGTTCTGATGCAGCAAAAG ccgGGGGCCAAGATCCATCAGTTGTGCAACCAGG aagcCCCTGTCCGTCTCTTTGGGTGGGAAATGTAACAACTGAGATAACTGAGAAACACTTGTGggacctttttaaaat GTACGGTGAGATAGAGAGCATCCGTGTGCTGCACGAGCGATTCTGTGCCTTTGTCAACTTTAAGAATGCAAACATGGCGGCCCGTGCCATGGAGAAACTAAAT GGTCATTGTATTGAGAACACGCGTTTAGTTGTGCGCTATCCTGACCGTCGCACTCAGAGGGTCCTTCCTATTCCACTTAAAACTTTTCTCCCTGTCACACAGCACGCAGGGGCAGCTGCTGG tcCTCGGAGACGTGGCCCAGTGAACGGAGATGAGTGTTACTTTTGGAGAACCACAGGCTGCCATTTTGGAGACAAATGTCGCTACAAACACATTCCCGATCAGAAAGGCAAGGACAGGAAACCGTGGCAGCCTTAA
- the pyroxd2 gene encoding pyridine nucleotide-disulfide oxidoreductase domain-containing protein 2 produces MYMPLNGFEERIYCCSGPGSTLLSWKYFAELARGKEAGSMWKSFKPLLAMAAATLTDRGRRAVTLLRTGFRSSHTTIKPSYDAVIIGGGHNGLVAAAYLQKGGVKTAVLERRHVLGGAAVSEELFPGFRFSRCSYLLSLLRPHIYKDLELKKHGLKVYMRNPHSFTPLLEDGVKGAPPRSLTLGPDLIKNQNEISKFSQKDAKAYPEFVAHLETLAGAIHPLLDAPPVDIPGLTAGSLRKRLAAAATLMPLVKFGLKLGRNFTDFYEITAAPIMKILTQWFESEPLKATLATDGVIGAMTSPNNPGSGYVLLHHVMGELEKEKGAWGYVEGGMGGVSQAIAKAARSYGADIFTEKDVGQIIIGSDGAAKGVALKDGTEIHSKVVLSNATPYVTFKNLTPQGALSPKFMKAVDQIDYTSPVTKINVAIDKLPNFLAFPTPDDKPAPLHQCSIHLNCESVDVLETAYKDAVNGRPSARPMMEMTIPSVLDPTLAPPGCHVVSLFTQFTPYHIEGQEWTEQDREAFADNVFDWVEQYAPGFKKSVVGRDVLSPPDLERIFGLTGGNIFHGSMSLDQLYLARPLPSLSDYCSPIKGLYLCGSGCHPGGGVMGSPGWNAALMAISDLKSR; encoded by the exons atgtatATGCCCCTAAATGGATTTGAGGAGCGCATTTATTGCTGCTCCGGACCCGGATCTACTTTACTGAGCTGGAAGTACTTTGCTGAGCTGGCTCGGGGAAAAGAGGCGGGATCGATGTGGAAAAGCTTCAAACCCCTGCTGGCCATGGCGGCAGCGACGCTGACAGACCGAGGACGCAGGGCAGTGACGCTCCTGAGGACTGGATTCCGATCCAGtcacacaacaataaaaccttcTTATGACGCGGTCATCATCGGCGGAG GACACAATGGACTGGTGGCA GCTGCCTATCTTCAGAAGGGAGGGGTGAAGACAGCAGTGCTAGAGCGCAGACATGTGCTGGGGGGAGCAGCTGTTTCAGAGGAGCTCTTTCCTG GTTTCCGCTTCTCTAGGTGCTCTTACTTGCTCAGTTTGTTGCGACCGCACATATACAAAGACCTTGAGCTGAAG AAACATGGGCTGAAGGTTTACATGAGGAACCCCCACTCGTTCACCCCCTTGTTGGAGGACGGGGTTAAAGGGGCTCCGCCAAGGTCTCTTACGCTTGGTCCAGATCTGATTAAGAACCAGAATGAGATCAGTAAATTCTCTCAGAAGGATGCAAAG GCTTATCCAGAATTTGTGGCACACCTTGAAACGCTGGCAGGTGCTATCCACCCTCTCCTGGATGCTCCACCTGTGGATATTCCTGGTCTTACAGCTGGATCACTGAGGAAGAGGCTGGCTGCAGCTGCAACACTGATGCCTCTTGTCAAATTTG gtCTGAAACTTGGGAGGaattttacagacttttatGAAATTACTGCGGCGCCCATAATGAAG ATTCTCACTCAGTGGTTTGAATCAGAGCCACTGAAAGCAACACTGGCCACAGATGGTGTGATCGGAGCCATGACCAGTCCTAATAATCCTGGCAGTGG GTACGTCCTCTTGCACCATGTGATGGGCgagctggagaaggagaaagGAGCGTGGGGTTATGTGGAAGGAGGCATGGGAGGTGTATCTCAGGCTATAGCTAAAGCTGCTCGATCCTACGGTGCAGATATTTTCACTGAAAAG GATGTAGGGCAGATCATCATTGGTTCAGATGGCGCTGCTAAAGGGGTGGCACTGAAGGACGGCACAGAGATTCacagtaaagttgttttatcAAATGCAACTCCATATGTTACCTTCAAAAACCTCACGCCACAG GGTGCCCTTTCTCCAAAATTCATGAAAGCTGTGGATCAGATAGACTACACCTCACCTGTTACAAAGATCAATG TGGCCATAGACAAGTTACCAAACTTCCTGGCATTTCCCACACCGGATGACAAACCTGCACCCCTCCATCAGTGCTCGATACATCTGAACTGTGAGAGTGTGGACGTGTTAGAAACTGCATATAAGGACGCCGTGAATGGACGTCCCTCAGCAAG ACCTATGATGGAGATGACCATCCCCTCTGTGCTGGACCCCACTCTAGCGCCCCCTGGCTGCCACGTCGTGTCTCTGTTCACCCAGTTCACCCCCTACCACATAGAAGGGCAGGAGTGGACCGAACAGGACCGGGAGGCCTTTGCAGACAATg TGTTTGACTGGGTGGAACAATATGCCCCTGGGTTTAAAAAGTCAGTGGTGGGCAGAGACGTCCTGTCTCCCCCAGACCTGGAGAGGATCTTTGGACTCACAGGAGGG AATATTTTCCACGGATCAATGTCTCTGGATCAGCTCTACCTCGCACGACCTTTGCCCTCACTCTCAGACTACTGTTCACCAATTAAAGGGCTCTATCTGTGTGGCAGTGGCTGTCATCCAG GTGGTGGCGTGATGGGTTCTCCCGGCTGGAACGCAGCACTTATGGCCATATCTGATCTGAAAAGTAGATGA